One Hevea brasiliensis isolate MT/VB/25A 57/8 chromosome 5, ASM3005281v1, whole genome shotgun sequence genomic region harbors:
- the LOC131180025 gene encoding uncharacterized protein LOC131180025 — translation MQGGCIADIGSCGTGFDSASGSVRTKKFRTKGSELADKKREKNKAMPRAPSIRFSWIDEALSLSSRARCNKG, via the coding sequence ATGCAAGGAGGATGTATAGCTGATATAGGATCTTGTGGAACAGGATTTGATTCTGCAAGCGGTTCGGTACGAACGAAGAAATTTCGAACAAAAGGATCAGAACTCGCTGataagaaaagagagaaaaacaAAGCAATGCCAAGAGCTCCGTCAATCCGCTTTTCATGGATAGACGAAGCTCTCTCTTTATCATCTCGTGCCAGATGCAACAAAGGATGA